A window of the Cyanobacteria bacterium FACHB-DQ100 genome harbors these coding sequences:
- a CDS encoding M48 family metalloprotease, producing the protein MKKQGLRKLFRSAFPRFVILCCAILFLARPIVFALSATATAPPGANSIELSEREKKLIEADRLYKAGDNAQAERLYREVKPAFTEVTEAKNQEVITDPEQLSPAGKVYWREAEAGLAQNLETRIFVPLELLVKNYPQFIPGQLRYAEALEKYGKKEQALTVLEKAATQFPNQPDLIKAKVAAYANNEKWIEASIAARQFTILNPDHPQKTEFTKLADDYQKRYQAELRARLRGNLIGGILTGALSYALTGSLFGPLNAVQSTALLLRGESSVGDRISGQAKRQLALVKDKEVNDYVTALGQKLAAATGRDDFKYEFQVVLDDKLNAFALPGGKVFVNAGAIEKANSEAELAGLLGHEIAHAVLSHSFQLITEGTLTANLTQFIPYVGGLLTDITVLSYSREMERQADVLGTRLLASTNYAADGLHNLMVTLRKQQEEERRGNPPTWLASHPLPQDRVNYLAELITTTGYNRYAYEGVEQHKAIQSKVNQLLKAYKQDKKRDRTQ; encoded by the coding sequence ATGAAGAAGCAAGGTTTGCGAAAACTGTTTCGCTCTGCTTTTCCAAGGTTCGTCATCCTTTGTTGTGCGATTTTGTTTCTGGCTCGCCCGATCGTCTTTGCTCTCTCTGCTACGGCAACGGCTCCACCCGGAGCGAACTCGATTGAGCTTTCGGAGCGCGAGAAAAAGTTAATTGAAGCTGATCGATTGTATAAAGCAGGCGACAACGCCCAAGCAGAGAGACTCTATCGGGAAGTGAAGCCTGCTTTTACAGAAGTCACAGAAGCCAAAAACCAGGAAGTTATTACTGATCCCGAACAGCTTTCCCCCGCTGGCAAAGTTTATTGGCGTGAAGCAGAAGCGGGACTCGCGCAAAATTTAGAGACTCGCATTTTCGTGCCTTTGGAATTGTTGGTGAAGAATTACCCGCAATTTATTCCAGGACAGTTGCGCTATGCAGAAGCCCTCGAAAAGTACGGCAAAAAGGAGCAAGCGCTTACTGTTTTAGAAAAAGCGGCGACTCAATTTCCAAATCAGCCCGATCTGATTAAAGCGAAAGTTGCAGCATATGCGAACAATGAGAAATGGATTGAGGCCTCGATCGCGGCTCGACAGTTCACGATCCTGAATCCTGATCATCCGCAAAAGACCGAATTTACTAAGCTTGCCGATGATTATCAGAAACGCTATCAAGCAGAACTCCGCGCCCGATTGCGAGGAAATCTAATCGGCGGAATTCTCACGGGTGCATTGAGTTATGCGCTAACTGGCAGTTTATTTGGCCCTTTGAATGCGGTACAAAGTACAGCTTTGCTCCTGCGGGGAGAATCGAGCGTGGGCGATCGTATTTCAGGTCAAGCGAAACGACAGCTTGCTCTCGTGAAAGACAAAGAGGTGAATGATTATGTCACTGCATTAGGACAAAAACTGGCGGCGGCGACTGGGCGCGATGATTTCAAGTATGAATTTCAGGTGGTTCTGGATGATAAGTTAAATGCGTTTGCGCTTCCGGGTGGGAAAGTGTTTGTGAATGCGGGAGCGATCGAGAAAGCGAATTCCGAAGCCGAACTTGCGGGACTGCTTGGACATGAGATTGCTCATGCGGTGCTGTCTCATAGTTTCCAGTTGATCACCGAAGGCACGCTCACGGCAAACTTAACGCAGTTCATTCCTTATGTCGGCGGATTGCTCACAGATATTACCGTTTTGAGCTACAGCCGTGAAATGGAGCGCCAAGCGGATGTTTTAGGCACTCGGTTATTGGCATCAACGAACTATGCTGCGGATGGCTTGCACAATCTGATGGTGACGCTGCGAAAACAACAGGAAGAAGAGCGGCGAGGTAATCCCCCAACTTGGTTAGCTTCGCACCCGTTACCGCAAGATCGCGTGAACTATCTTGCAGAATTGATTACCACAACGGGATACAATCGCTACGCCTACGAGGGTGTTGAGCAGCACAAAGCGATTCAAAGCAAAGTGAATCAATTGTTGAAAGCCTACAAACAGGATAAGAAGCGCGATCGTACTCAATAA
- a CDS encoding rhomboid family intramembrane serine protease, with translation MFPVSDDNPTRITPYVTLGIIAANILVFLYQLSLTPVQLENFFYTWAVVPRELTASLLGETLRYQPFPEWITLVTSQFLHGGFAHIAGNMLFLWIFGNNVEERLGHIRFLIFYIGCGVLAVLAQWFFSSDSNIPSLGASGAIAGVMGAYILRFPGVPITTIIPPFIFFPFRIPAWAYLGIWFIQQAFYGVASLSVPTNIGMERGGVAYWAHAGGFVFGAILGPLLGLFSRPEKRYSP, from the coding sequence GTGTTTCCGGTCAGCGACGACAATCCAACCCGCATCACTCCTTATGTCACTTTAGGAATTATTGCGGCAAACATCCTGGTGTTTCTCTATCAGTTAAGTCTCACGCCAGTTCAACTAGAAAACTTCTTCTACACTTGGGCCGTCGTGCCGCGTGAGTTAACGGCAAGTCTACTCGGCGAAACACTCCGATATCAACCGTTTCCAGAGTGGATCACCCTAGTTACGTCTCAGTTTCTTCATGGAGGATTTGCTCACATTGCCGGAAATATGCTGTTTCTGTGGATCTTTGGCAACAACGTTGAAGAGCGCTTAGGTCACATTCGCTTTTTGATCTTCTACATCGGTTGTGGTGTGTTGGCAGTATTGGCGCAATGGTTTTTCTCATCAGACTCTAATATTCCATCGCTCGGAGCCAGTGGCGCGATCGCAGGCGTAATGGGAGCCTATATTCTTCGCTTTCCCGGCGTGCCGATTACAACGATTATTCCGCCATTTATTTTCTTTCCGTTTCGCATTCCAGCTTGGGCATATCTCGGTATTTGGTTTATTCAGCAAGCATTTTATGGCGTTGCCAGCTTGAGCGTTCCCACTAACATTGGCATGGAGCGCGGTGGTGTGGCGTATTGGGCGCACGCAGGCGGATTTGTATTTGGTGCAATTTTAGGGCCGCTGTTGGGCTTATTTTCGCGACCCGAAAAGCGATACTCACCCTAA
- the hisA gene encoding 1-(5-phosphoribosyl)-5-[(5-phosphoribosylamino)methylideneamino]imidazole-4-carboxamide isomerase, translating into MEVIPAIDLLDGKCVRLYQGDYNQSQVFNDDPVAVARQWADQGATRLHLVDLDGAKVGHPVNLAAIRSIVEAVDIPVEVGGGLRDRDAVAALLSTGVRWAILGTVAVEKPELVAQLCGEFPEQIIVGIDARNGKVATKGWLETSEVLATDLAERMAQLGAAAIIYTDIQRDGTMQGPNLASLRDLASISAIPVIASGGVSSLTDLLSLLALEPQGVTGAIVGKALYTGDVSLTEAVRAVGQGRWQDIPPDFGSSAFA; encoded by the coding sequence ATGGAAGTGATTCCCGCGATCGATTTACTCGATGGGAAATGCGTTCGGCTGTATCAGGGGGACTACAATCAGTCGCAAGTCTTTAATGATGATCCGGTTGCAGTGGCGCGCCAGTGGGCGGATCAGGGCGCAACGCGATTGCATTTAGTGGATTTAGACGGGGCAAAAGTCGGACATCCGGTGAATTTAGCGGCGATTCGATCGATTGTCGAAGCGGTCGATATTCCGGTTGAAGTCGGTGGGGGATTGCGCGATCGAGATGCGGTTGCTGCTTTGCTTTCAACGGGTGTGAGATGGGCGATTTTAGGAACGGTTGCCGTTGAGAAGCCAGAACTGGTAGCGCAGTTGTGCGGCGAATTTCCAGAGCAAATTATTGTGGGGATCGATGCTCGCAATGGCAAAGTTGCAACGAAAGGATGGCTTGAGACTTCGGAAGTGCTAGCGACTGATTTAGCAGAACGCATGGCGCAATTGGGAGCCGCCGCGATTATTTACACTGATATTCAGCGGGATGGAACGATGCAGGGGCCAAATTTGGCATCGCTACGGGATTTAGCCTCGATCTCTGCTATTCCGGTGATTGCGTCGGGTGGAGTTAGTTCGTTGACGGATTTGCTGAGTTTGTTAGCATTAGAGCCACAAGGAGTCACGGGTGCGATCGTCGGTAAAGCGTTGTACACCGGAGATGTTTCGCTAACAGAAGCAGTTCGTGCGGTGGGTCAAGGACGCTGGCAAGATATTCCGCCTGATTTTGGTTCGTCTGCATTTGCATAG
- a CDS encoding YqaE/Pmp3 family membrane protein, which translates to MNFLRLVFAIVLPPVAVFMTSGVSSALFINILLTLIGWVPGVIHAVWYLQKTDERRGAY; encoded by the coding sequence ATGAACTTTTTGCGTTTAGTGTTTGCAATCGTACTCCCGCCTGTTGCAGTTTTTATGACTTCTGGCGTTAGCTCTGCTTTATTCATTAATATTTTGCTGACTTTGATTGGTTGGGTTCCGGGCGTGATCCATGCGGTTTGGTACCTCCAAAAAACTGATGAGCGTCGTGGCGCATACTAA